The Pirellulales bacterium genome includes a region encoding these proteins:
- a CDS encoding HYExAFE family protein — MANRDNHYEAAFEEYLRVRQVPYVAVDESRRALLGDVSLKSLDFLVSPAAGPAWLVDVKGRRFPSGGQNKQYWRNWSTADDLRSLAAWQTLLGLRAQGLFVFAYEIVADRAPLPLHQLFAFRDRLYGFVGVRLSDYQAHARPLSAAWNTVSMPTAKFREMAAPVDDYFHAAPPDSLAHAHAAPSTCWDDCLNNGEAPSRSHLVTLD; from the coding sequence ATGGCTAATCGCGACAACCACTATGAGGCCGCTTTTGAAGAATATCTGCGTGTGAGGCAGGTGCCTTATGTAGCCGTCGACGAATCGAGACGTGCGTTGCTGGGAGATGTATCGCTCAAGAGTCTCGATTTTCTCGTATCTCCCGCCGCAGGACCAGCATGGCTGGTGGATGTCAAAGGCCGGCGATTTCCGTCGGGAGGCCAAAACAAGCAATACTGGCGAAATTGGTCGACGGCCGACGATTTACGGAGTCTGGCCGCCTGGCAAACGCTGCTGGGGCTGCGGGCACAAGGTTTATTTGTGTTTGCTTATGAAATCGTCGCTGATCGCGCTCCATTGCCGCTCCATCAACTGTTTGCCTTTCGCGACCGCTTGTATGGCTTTGTCGGCGTGCGACTGAGCGACTATCAAGCCCATGCGCGGCCACTTTCGGCGGCGTGGAACACGGTTTCTATGCCGACGGCCAAGTTTCGCGAAATGGCCGCGCCAGTCGATGACTACTTTCACGCCGCTCCCCCTGACTCGCTGGCACATGCGCATGCTGCTCCGAGCACGTGCTGGGATGACTGCCTGAACAATGGCGAAGCCCCGAGTCGTAGTCACCTTGTTACCCTGGATTAA
- a CDS encoding cysteine desulfurase — protein sequence MDLERLRADFPILSHRRPDGKPLIYLDNAATTERPRQVIESLVDVYEQKYANVHRGIHWLSDQTTDLYEEAREKIRAFVNAPAREEVIFTDGTTESINLVARSWGDTQLKPGDEILLSLLEHHSNIVPWQQAAARTGAAVRWIPITDDGRLRMDSLDELLTRKTKVVAITAVSNVLGTINPLEEIIRRAHDCGAVVLVDAAQSAPHLPLDVQSLRADFVAFSGHKMLAPSGVGVLWGRRELLEAMPPFLGGGSMIRRVRIDGFEPAELPAKFEAGTPPIVPAIGFGAAIDYLQQIGLQAIAAHEHTLTLRAHDALGEVGGVHLLGPSPEHKSGIVSFIVDGIHAHDIAQLLDRHGIAVRAGHHCAMPLHQRLGLVATSRASFYFYNTLAEVDALAAALRDAKRIFRKG from the coding sequence ATGGATTTGGAACGTCTACGGGCAGATTTTCCGATCTTGTCGCATCGACGGCCAGATGGCAAGCCGCTGATCTATCTAGACAATGCCGCGACGACCGAACGGCCGCGACAAGTGATCGAATCGCTGGTCGATGTTTACGAACAAAAGTACGCCAACGTGCATCGCGGCATCCATTGGCTCAGCGATCAAACGACCGATCTTTACGAAGAAGCACGAGAGAAAATCCGCGCATTCGTGAATGCGCCGGCCCGCGAGGAAGTTATCTTCACGGATGGCACCACGGAGAGCATCAACCTGGTGGCCCGTAGTTGGGGCGATACACAGTTGAAACCCGGCGATGAGATTTTGCTTTCGCTGTTGGAACATCATTCGAACATTGTGCCGTGGCAACAAGCGGCAGCCCGAACCGGCGCGGCAGTGCGATGGATTCCGATTACCGACGACGGCCGCTTGCGCATGGATTCACTCGACGAGTTGCTCACTCGCAAGACAAAGGTCGTCGCCATTACGGCTGTTTCGAATGTGCTAGGCACCATCAATCCGCTCGAAGAGATCATCCGCCGCGCACACGACTGCGGCGCGGTTGTCTTGGTGGATGCCGCGCAGAGTGCGCCCCATTTGCCGCTCGACGTGCAATCGCTGCGCGCCGATTTCGTCGCGTTTAGCGGTCACAAGATGCTCGCCCCCAGCGGCGTCGGCGTGCTATGGGGGCGGCGCGAGTTGCTCGAAGCGATGCCGCCGTTTCTTGGCGGCGGGAGCATGATCCGCCGCGTGCGAATCGACGGTTTTGAACCTGCGGAGTTGCCCGCGAAATTCGAAGCCGGCACGCCGCCGATCGTGCCTGCCATCGGTTTTGGCGCGGCCATCGACTATCTCCAACAGATCGGCCTACAAGCCATTGCTGCGCACGAGCATACGCTCACGCTGCGAGCGCATGACGCGCTGGGAGAAGTTGGCGGTGTTCACCTGCTCGGCCCGTCGCCGGAGCACAAGTCGGGCATCGTCAGTTTTATCGTTGACGGCATCCACGCCCACGACATTGCCCAGCTTTTGGACCGCCACGGCATTGCCGTCCGAGCGGGACACCACTGCGCAATGCCGCTGCACCAGAGGCTGGGGCTTGTCGCTACGTCGCGCGCTAGCTTCTATTTTTACAACACTCTAGCGGAAGTCGATGCGCTGGCCGCTGCGCTGCGAGACGCGAAACGCATCTTTCGAAAGGGGTGA
- a CDS encoding SEC-C domain-containing protein, with product MRPCPCGSGKKYKHCCIRKGFDWMEAEDGEIFQSFQLSDETTAALEELRQAQIDRLGYEPEYIFEGAPPLELIEHWTVEAMKKGGVEPALIYAYEKTNGLMLNEHNQNMVPDSDIAEWEAAIDEYERTTGKTASRRRLNDRDFRAVMRHGPKDKPAPQFVERLPLRPPFEQDEWGKKHWSDLRDDPACFEYFQECLAEITRRGRAETYLDMFLLMTKIGDGPRTGQDLDRLLHEARQEKFTTSQLKYSLKTIEKTYQPGVSIPTAAAAFEFLAFVGNFMTAYAEHEGIAAELDEILQQIHRLTVLAFVSAVNAELGVDRDIWKK from the coding sequence ATGCGCCCGTGCCCATGCGGCAGCGGAAAGAAGTACAAACACTGCTGCATCCGGAAAGGCTTCGATTGGATGGAGGCAGAAGACGGAGAGATTTTCCAGAGTTTTCAGTTGTCGGACGAGACGACTGCTGCCCTTGAGGAACTCCGCCAAGCACAAATCGATCGCCTTGGATACGAACCCGAGTATATCTTCGAGGGCGCGCCTCCCTTGGAACTCATCGAGCACTGGACTGTCGAGGCCATGAAGAAGGGAGGCGTTGAACCGGCGCTGATCTATGCCTATGAGAAAACGAACGGTTTGATGCTGAATGAGCACAACCAGAACATGGTGCCCGATTCGGACATTGCGGAGTGGGAAGCGGCCATTGACGAGTACGAACGAACTACGGGCAAAACGGCGTCACGAAGGCGTTTGAACGACCGCGATTTTCGGGCCGTAATGCGTCACGGCCCGAAAGATAAGCCAGCACCTCAATTCGTTGAACGACTACCTCTTAGGCCACCGTTTGAACAAGATGAATGGGGCAAGAAGCATTGGTCAGACCTCCGCGATGATCCAGCGTGTTTCGAGTATTTTCAAGAATGCCTCGCGGAAATCACACGCAGAGGGCGAGCTGAAACCTATCTCGATATGTTTCTGCTAATGACTAAAATTGGTGACGGGCCGCGCACCGGCCAGGACCTCGATCGATTGCTGCACGAGGCGCGCCAGGAAAAGTTTACCACCAGTCAGTTGAAATACTCGCTGAAAACCATTGAAAAAACCTATCAACCTGGAGTATCGATCCCAACTGCGGCAGCGGCTTTTGAATTCTTGGCGTTTGTCGGCAATTTCATGACCGCTTATGCGGAGCATGAGGGAATTGCCGCCGAACTTGATGAGATCTTGCAGCAAATCCACCGATTGACTGTGCTAGCGTTCGTGAGCGCTGTCAACGCGGAGTTGGGGGTTGACAGGGATATCTGGAAAAAGTGA
- the glmS gene encoding glutamine--fructose-6-phosphate transaminase (isomerizing) encodes MCGIVGYVGHRQAVDFLIEGLHRLEYRGYDSSGVVTITPSGKFCLVKTAGRIDLLEQKLADTVAEGTIGVGHTRWATHGAPNDQNAHPHVGGEQVLAVVHNGVIENFRALKEELESEGYIFRSATDSEIIGHLVARCLEQQRGRCDSQPHDCLVRAVQEALMQLRGTYGLAILFREYPEVLIAARLGSPLVVGVGEGEHFVASDASPLVGHTKQIVYLADHEVAVVTADTLHVIHRDQGAVAHRVRDLEIDSGAVELNGYPHYMLKEIFEQPETLQNATRGRLDNEEATTVFGGLNLTPQQLRQVNRIILTACGTSWHAALVGEYLIEEFARIPVEVEYASELRYRNPPIDRDTLLFAITQSGETADTLAALREVKRKGHPTLAICNVVGSTIAQEADGGIYLHAGPEIGVASTKAFTSQCLTLAMLALYFGRLRHLSYSAGQRIIDQIQQLPDAVRQALECNNHVREIAGKYAHCTNFLYLGRQYNFPTALEGALKLKEISYIHAEGYPSAEMKHGPIALVDEHTPSVFLIPHGQVYEKVMSNLEEIKARGGPVIAIMSEGDTRVAQLADDVIHVPDVEDFLQPIITAIPLQLLAYHIAVLRGCDVDKPRNLAKSVTVE; translated from the coding sequence ATGTGCGGTATCGTCGGTTATGTCGGCCATCGTCAGGCAGTCGATTTTTTGATCGAAGGTTTGCACCGGCTCGAGTATCGCGGGTACGACAGCTCGGGGGTTGTGACGATCACACCGTCCGGCAAGTTTTGTCTGGTCAAGACGGCTGGGCGAATCGACTTGTTGGAGCAAAAGCTGGCCGACACGGTCGCCGAGGGAACGATTGGCGTTGGCCACACGCGGTGGGCTACGCACGGGGCGCCGAACGATCAGAATGCTCACCCACATGTCGGCGGCGAACAAGTGCTTGCCGTCGTCCATAATGGCGTCATTGAAAATTTTCGCGCACTGAAAGAAGAACTCGAGAGCGAAGGTTACATCTTTCGCAGCGCCACCGATAGCGAAATCATCGGACACCTAGTCGCACGATGCTTGGAGCAACAACGCGGTCGATGCGACAGCCAGCCGCACGACTGCTTGGTTCGCGCCGTGCAAGAGGCACTGATGCAACTGCGGGGCACGTATGGCTTGGCGATTCTGTTTCGCGAATACCCCGAGGTTTTAATTGCCGCCCGACTCGGCAGTCCGCTGGTTGTCGGCGTCGGCGAGGGGGAGCATTTCGTTGCCAGCGATGCATCACCGCTGGTGGGCCACACGAAGCAAATCGTGTATTTGGCCGATCACGAAGTCGCCGTTGTCACCGCCGATACGCTGCACGTGATTCATCGTGATCAAGGCGCGGTGGCCCATCGAGTTCGCGATTTGGAGATCGACTCCGGTGCCGTCGAGTTGAACGGCTATCCACATTACATGCTTAAGGAAATCTTCGAGCAGCCGGAAACTTTGCAAAACGCCACGCGCGGTCGGCTTGATAACGAAGAAGCCACGACCGTCTTCGGTGGGTTGAACTTGACGCCACAGCAATTGCGACAAGTGAATCGCATCATTCTCACCGCATGCGGCACCAGTTGGCATGCGGCGCTGGTCGGCGAATATCTGATCGAAGAATTTGCCCGCATTCCGGTGGAAGTCGAATATGCCAGCGAACTGCGCTACCGTAATCCACCCATCGACCGAGACACTCTGCTGTTTGCAATTACCCAAAGTGGCGAAACGGCCGACACGCTGGCGGCGCTGCGGGAAGTCAAACGCAAGGGGCATCCAACGTTGGCGATTTGCAACGTCGTCGGCAGCACCATTGCGCAAGAAGCCGACGGCGGCATCTATTTGCACGCCGGGCCGGAGATCGGCGTGGCTTCGACCAAAGCGTTTACATCGCAGTGCCTGACGCTGGCGATGCTTGCCCTCTACTTCGGCCGGCTGCGGCATTTGAGTTACAGCGCCGGCCAGCGGATCATCGATCAAATACAGCAACTGCCCGACGCAGTTCGCCAAGCCTTAGAGTGCAACAATCACGTCCGCGAGATCGCTGGCAAATACGCTCACTGCACCAACTTCCTGTATCTCGGGCGGCAATACAACTTCCCAACGGCATTGGAAGGCGCGCTCAAACTCAAAGAAATCAGTTACATTCACGCAGAAGGCTATCCGTCGGCCGAAATGAAGCACGGGCCTATCGCGCTGGTCGATGAACACACGCCGAGTGTATTCTTGATTCCACACGGGCAGGTGTACGAAAAAGTGATGTCGAACCTCGAAGAAATCAAAGCCCGCGGCGGCCCCGTGATCGCCATCATGAGCGAAGGGGATACTCGCGTGGCTCAGCTGGCCGACGACGTAATCCACGTGCCCGATGTGGAAGATTTTCTGCAACCGATCATCACGGCGATACCGCTGCAATTGCTAGCCTATCACATTGCGGTGCTCCGCGGCTGCGACGTCGATAAGCCGCGAAACTTGGCGAAGAGCGTGACGGTGGAATGA
- the kdsB gene encoding 3-deoxy-manno-octulosonate cytidylyltransferase produces MSNNSVNQAIDRPLGGRRGEFGQCHAPAATSYIVIPARLASTRLPKKLLLAETGKPLIQHTYEAAQQATRPIGVCVAADCDEIVETVRSFGGEVYLTSPNCASGTDRIAEMARLLGEVDILVNVQGDEPELSGDAIDLVVELLEQHPEASMATLATPIRTQEKLHDPACVKVVVAENRLSKANHRHCVHCALYFSRAAIPHAREWNDELLTAEPPHFYQHLGLYAYRSDFLQRFAVLPRTPLEKLENLEQLRALETGHRILVGIVDEPTIGIDTPADYVAFVQRQLAR; encoded by the coding sequence ATGTCGAACAATTCAGTCAACCAAGCGATCGATAGGCCCCTCGGCGGGCGGCGTGGTGAATTCGGGCAATGCCATGCCCCTGCCGCGACTAGCTACATCGTAATACCCGCCCGTTTGGCTTCCACTCGATTGCCCAAGAAACTGTTGCTAGCGGAAACCGGCAAGCCGCTGATTCAACATACCTACGAGGCGGCCCAACAAGCGACCCGGCCGATTGGCGTTTGCGTCGCCGCCGATTGCGACGAAATCGTCGAGACCGTAAGGAGCTTCGGCGGTGAAGTTTACTTAACTAGCCCGAACTGTGCGAGCGGAACTGATCGAATTGCCGAAATGGCGCGGTTACTCGGCGAGGTGGATATTCTGGTCAACGTCCAAGGAGACGAGCCGGAGTTGTCGGGCGACGCGATCGACTTGGTTGTCGAACTGTTGGAGCAGCACCCCGAGGCATCGATGGCCACGCTGGCTACGCCGATTCGCACGCAGGAAAAGCTTCACGACCCCGCATGCGTGAAGGTTGTTGTTGCTGAAAACCGCCTGTCCAAAGCCAATCACCGACACTGCGTCCATTGCGCCCTCTATTTCAGCCGCGCTGCAATTCCACACGCACGCGAGTGGAACGATGAGCTGTTGACGGCTGAGCCACCGCACTTTTACCAGCATCTCGGTCTATACGCTTATCGAAGTGATTTCCTACAACGGTTCGCCGTCCTACCGCGGACGCCGCTGGAAAAACTTGAGAATCTGGAACAGCTTCGCGCGCTCGAAACCGGCCATCGGATTCTCGTCGGTATCGTCGACGAACCGACCATCGGAATCGATACGCCCGCGGACTACGTTGCCTTTGTACAACGCCAGCTAGCGCGATAA
- a CDS encoding iron-sulfur cluster assembly scaffold protein, giving the protein MTESDDELYQERILDHYEQPYHLGHCPRCSHAHEDDNPLCGDVVRVELALEDGKIADAWFSGEGCCISQAAASMLMREIEGKPLAEVKKMSGEDMLRLFGARLTPNRQKCCLLSWRVLQSALFSPVESPVNTDNH; this is encoded by the coding sequence ATGACTGAATCGGACGATGAGCTTTACCAGGAGCGGATTCTCGATCATTACGAGCAGCCGTATCATCTCGGGCATTGCCCGAGATGTTCGCATGCGCACGAAGATGACAATCCACTATGCGGCGACGTGGTACGGGTCGAACTCGCTTTGGAGGATGGCAAGATTGCAGACGCTTGGTTCAGCGGAGAAGGTTGCTGTATCAGCCAGGCGGCAGCGTCGATGTTGATGCGGGAAATCGAAGGCAAGCCGCTGGCGGAAGTCAAAAAGATGAGTGGCGAAGACATGCTGCGGCTATTCGGCGCCCGGCTGACGCCAAACCGTCAAAAGTGCTGTTTGCTAAGTTGGCGTGTGCTGCAGAGTGCATTATTTTCGCCGGTTGAGAGTCCAGTGAACACAGACAATCACTGA